A genomic segment from Luteolibacter ambystomatis encodes:
- a CDS encoding ABC transporter ATP-binding protein — translation MSEKAPALELFRLNKTYPSPAGPAVIVKDFSINLKRGEFATLIGHSGCGKSTVLSMVAGLTSITDGGMILDGRETTGAGPDRGIVFQSPCLLPWMSAFDNVMLGVNQVYFTATKAERRELAEYYLSVVGLGDAMDKYPAELSQGMRQRVGIARAFALQPKMLLLDEPFGMLDALTKIELQQVLLDLWRRNRLTTLMVTHDVDEAIFLSDRVIMMTNGPEATLGEILEIDFPRPRQREMVINDPLFHAYREHLVSYLTERAHLRTEPKTYNKSNLLTFSGEPVADAHGSSSATAAA, via the coding sequence ATGAGCGAAAAAGCCCCCGCCCTCGAACTGTTCCGCCTGAACAAGACCTACCCGTCGCCCGCCGGGCCGGCGGTGATCGTGAAGGATTTTTCGATCAACCTGAAACGTGGCGAGTTCGCCACCCTCATCGGCCACTCCGGATGCGGAAAATCCACCGTCCTTTCCATGGTCGCCGGTCTCACCAGCATCACCGATGGTGGCATGATTCTTGATGGCCGTGAGACCACCGGGGCCGGCCCGGACCGCGGCATCGTGTTCCAATCGCCCTGCCTGCTGCCGTGGATGTCCGCCTTCGACAATGTGATGCTGGGCGTGAATCAGGTTTACTTCACTGCCACCAAGGCCGAGCGCCGCGAGCTGGCGGAATACTACCTGTCCGTCGTCGGCTTGGGTGATGCCATGGACAAGTATCCGGCGGAACTCTCCCAAGGAATGCGCCAGCGCGTAGGCATCGCCCGCGCCTTCGCCCTCCAGCCGAAGATGCTGCTGCTCGACGAGCCGTTTGGCATGCTCGACGCCCTGACCAAAATCGAACTCCAGCAGGTTCTTCTGGACCTCTGGCGGCGCAACCGCCTGACCACCCTGATGGTCACGCATGACGTGGATGAGGCGATTTTCTTGTCCGACCGCGTCATCATGATGACAAACGGCCCCGAAGCGACTCTCGGAGAGATCCTGGAGATTGATTTCCCCCGACCCCGCCAACGCGAAATGGTCATCAACGATCCGCTGTTCCACGCCTACCGCGAACATCTCGTCTCCTACCTCACCGAACGCGCCCATCTCCGTACGGAACCAAAGACTTACAACAAGTCCAACCTACTCACCTTTTCCGGAGAACCGGTCGCGGATGCCCATGGTTCCAGCTCCGCCACCGCCGCAGCCTGA
- a CDS encoding ABC transporter ATP-binding protein, whose translation MTPLIELHGVTKGYSRNVVLKDVNLTVNEGDFVSIIGYSGTGKTTLISLLAGLAKSDAGNVLMEGQPIRGASPERGIVFQNYSLLPWLTVEQNIRLAVDQVFPNLTSAERAEHTASYIAMVKLAHAANKYPKELSGGMRQRVSVARALAMKPRVLLLDEPLSALDALTRATLQDEISDIWQQQRTTVIWVTNDPDEAILLADRVIPLLPGKDGATLGEPLAVPLARPRDRREIVHESAFKKLRHELIQTLSAAKRGLEDASVTRKLAVPDILPEDLSVKRIFGARPVARRRSQLQKEEVKVHVS comes from the coding sequence ATGACACCGCTCATCGAACTCCACGGCGTGACGAAAGGCTATTCACGCAACGTCGTGCTGAAGGACGTGAATCTCACGGTCAACGAAGGCGACTTCGTCTCGATCATCGGCTACTCCGGCACCGGCAAGACCACCTTGATCTCGTTGCTCGCGGGGCTCGCCAAGTCCGACGCCGGAAACGTACTCATGGAAGGCCAGCCGATCCGTGGAGCGAGCCCGGAACGCGGCATCGTCTTTCAGAATTACTCGCTGCTGCCATGGCTCACCGTGGAGCAGAATATCCGCCTCGCGGTGGATCAGGTTTTTCCGAATCTCACTTCTGCGGAACGAGCGGAGCACACGGCCAGCTACATCGCCATGGTGAAGCTGGCCCACGCCGCGAACAAATATCCCAAGGAACTCTCCGGCGGCATGCGCCAGCGCGTCTCGGTGGCACGCGCTCTCGCGATGAAGCCGCGCGTGCTGCTGCTGGACGAGCCGCTCTCAGCACTCGATGCGCTCACGCGCGCCACGCTTCAGGACGAGATCAGCGACATCTGGCAGCAACAGCGCACCACCGTGATCTGGGTCACCAATGATCCGGACGAGGCCATCCTGCTCGCGGACCGGGTCATTCCCCTGCTGCCCGGCAAGGATGGCGCGACCTTGGGCGAGCCTCTCGCCGTACCGCTTGCACGTCCTCGTGACCGCAGGGAGATCGTACACGAAAGCGCATTCAAGAAGCTGCGCCACGAACTCATCCAGACCCTCTCCGCGGCCAAGCGCGGACTCGAGGATGCCTCGGTCACCCGCAAGCTGGCCGTGCCGGACATCCTCCCGGAAGACCTGTCAGTAAAACGGATCTTCGGTGCCCGCCCGGTCGCCCGGCGTCGCTCCCAGCTCCAGAAGGAAGAAGTCAAAGTCCACGTGTCATGA
- a CDS encoding molybdopterin oxidoreductase family protein, which produces MIPFKQHHGPLTAELLREPGRFGLGQVPAGAVPDAVTTSICGFCSTGCRLRLHLKDGEAIGLTPEARYPVNLGMACPKGWEALAVLDAPDRATVPLLREHANGGLRETTWDHAIGTMVSRFKDIQARHGQESLAFISTGQIPCEEMAFLGALAKFGMGMKHGDGNTRQCMATAVAAYKQSFGFDAPPYTYADFEESDVLVFVGANPAIAHPILWQRVLSNRRSPEIVVIDPRRTETAHSATRHIALKPKGDLWLLYALARCIMDEGRIDQQFLNAHTSGFEEFKTFLANYSPEEVEKHTGLTPDAVRALARLVSDPTKRVSWWWTMGVNQSYEGTRTAQAIINLALMTGNMGKPGTGANSITGQCNAMGSRLFSNTTNLLGGHDFTNPAHREKIARLLGMDESRIQRENGWAYDQIIDGIERGDIKGLWIIATNPSHSWINQGRFQTLRDKLEFLVVQDMYSSTETAQVCDLLLPAAGWGEKEGVFINSERRIGAIRQVRKPPGVALSDFRIFRLLANAWGGDLFAEWTSPEAVFRLLTKITEGQPCDISGISGYEMIDAAGGIQWPYPSNGPDPSRERRLFADGRFYTADQRAKFLFDAPAELLPEEPDGKYPFILLTGRGSSSQWHTQTRTAKSSILRKLSPSELYVDIHPSDAARYGISEHDQVEVVSRRGSLMARAWLTPTMQPGQVFLPMHDSEVNRLTHASFDPHSRQPSYKASAVAIRKYKQP; this is translated from the coding sequence GTGATTCCCTTCAAACAGCACCACGGTCCTCTCACCGCGGAATTGCTCCGTGAGCCCGGACGTTTCGGCCTCGGCCAGGTGCCCGCAGGCGCGGTGCCGGATGCCGTCACCACCTCCATCTGCGGCTTCTGCTCCACCGGTTGCCGGTTGAGGCTTCATCTGAAGGACGGCGAAGCCATCGGCCTCACACCCGAGGCCCGCTATCCCGTCAACCTTGGCATGGCGTGTCCGAAAGGCTGGGAAGCCCTCGCCGTCCTGGACGCGCCCGACCGCGCAACTGTTCCCCTCCTGCGCGAGCACGCGAATGGCGGGTTGCGTGAAACCACCTGGGACCATGCCATCGGCACCATGGTCAGCCGCTTCAAGGACATCCAGGCCCGCCACGGCCAAGAAAGCCTCGCCTTCATCTCCACCGGCCAGATTCCCTGCGAGGAAATGGCATTCCTCGGCGCGCTCGCCAAGTTCGGGATGGGCATGAAGCATGGCGATGGCAACACCCGCCAGTGCATGGCCACCGCTGTCGCAGCCTACAAGCAATCCTTCGGCTTCGACGCCCCGCCATACACCTACGCCGATTTCGAAGAGTCCGACGTGCTGGTGTTCGTGGGCGCGAATCCCGCGATCGCCCACCCGATCCTCTGGCAGCGTGTGCTCTCCAACCGCCGCTCGCCCGAGATCGTGGTGATCGATCCGCGCCGGACTGAAACCGCGCACTCAGCCACCCGGCACATCGCCCTAAAGCCCAAGGGCGATCTCTGGCTGCTCTATGCACTCGCCCGTTGCATCATGGATGAAGGGCGCATCGATCAACAGTTCCTCAACGCACACACCAGCGGATTCGAAGAGTTCAAAACCTTCCTCGCCAATTACTCTCCGGAGGAAGTGGAGAAACACACCGGACTCACGCCGGACGCGGTCCGCGCTCTCGCCCGGCTCGTCTCCGATCCCACCAAGCGCGTCTCGTGGTGGTGGACCATGGGAGTGAACCAATCCTACGAGGGAACCCGTACCGCACAGGCCATCATCAATCTCGCACTGATGACCGGCAACATGGGCAAACCCGGCACCGGCGCGAACTCGATCACCGGCCAGTGCAATGCGATGGGTTCGCGGCTGTTCTCAAACACCACCAATCTCCTCGGCGGTCATGACTTCACCAATCCCGCCCACCGTGAAAAAATCGCCAGACTGCTCGGCATGGATGAGAGCCGGATCCAGCGCGAGAATGGCTGGGCCTATGACCAGATCATCGACGGCATCGAACGCGGAGATATCAAGGGACTGTGGATCATCGCCACCAACCCGAGCCATTCATGGATCAATCAAGGCCGGTTCCAAACGCTGCGCGACAAGCTGGAATTTCTCGTGGTGCAGGACATGTATTCGTCCACGGAAACCGCACAAGTCTGCGACCTGCTGCTGCCCGCCGCAGGATGGGGTGAAAAGGAAGGCGTCTTCATCAACTCCGAACGCCGTATCGGCGCCATCCGCCAGGTGCGCAAGCCTCCCGGCGTCGCCCTCTCGGACTTCCGCATCTTCCGGTTGCTGGCAAATGCGTGGGGGGGTGATTTGTTCGCGGAATGGACCTCTCCGGAGGCCGTCTTTCGTCTTCTCACCAAAATCACCGAAGGCCAGCCATGCGACATATCCGGCATCAGCGGTTACGAGATGATCGATGCCGCCGGTGGCATCCAGTGGCCCTACCCATCCAACGGACCAGATCCTTCCCGGGAACGACGGCTCTTCGCCGATGGTCGTTTCTACACCGCGGATCAGCGCGCGAAGTTCCTCTTCGATGCGCCTGCGGAGTTGTTGCCGGAGGAACCCGATGGGAAGTATCCCTTCATTCTGCTTACCGGCCGGGGCAGCTCGAGCCAATGGCATACCCAGACCCGCACCGCGAAGTCCTCGATCCTGCGGAAGCTTTCACCCTCCGAGCTTTATGTGGACATCCATCCCTCGGATGCAGCACGCTACGGAATCTCCGAACATGACCAGGTGGAGGTAGTCAGCCGCCGCGGGTCGCTGATGGCGCGGGCGTGGCTCACACCCACCATGCAGCCGGGCCAGGTCTTCCTGCCCATGCACGATTCCGAAGTGAACCGCCTCACACACGCCAGCTTCGATCCGCACTCCCGCCAGCCATCTTACAAAGCCTCCGCCGTCGCCATTCGCAAATACAAGCAACCCTGA
- a CDS encoding DmsC/YnfH family molybdoenzyme membrane anchor subunit, whose amino-acid sequence MSAIPTPQEIKKSAVLRTLIDDLLAEQKTLQTPVARFAEIHDREPDLAAHYRNLIPLTAPEPGEQYAFEVSLDRCTSCKSCVAACHSLNGLDDDEAWRDIGTLVGGRQEPAWQQTVTTACHHCADPGCMTGCPVGAYEKDKENGIVRHLDDQCIGCSYCLLKCPYDVPKYSKKRGIVRKCDMCHGRLAAGEAPACVQACPTGAIRIVKRKVSEIVDEGIAGKGFLAGAPTPKVTKPSTRYVGRPVPTTAKPADQETLTLQHAHLPLVLMLTLTQAGLGLLIAAAFLHHTAVAITGAGVFFTGMAASILHLGRPLGAWRFFLGLRTSWLSREILAFSMVAPLAMLIPALPWLSPYIPEKFAGLAQQFIGTLAPTLAILSVISVFTSVMIYVDTHRPTWRISITGTRFFGTLAVFSALGLAASSPSFLTLAVAGLAIIAKLVPESRFLRDNADPDDPWTPDAHVARLMRLRVMAPLLNGRFTGALAALFMLMISPWISIALMLVAELLERAMFFSTVYSPKMPGNISKSTRH is encoded by the coding sequence ATGAGCGCGATCCCGACACCGCAGGAAATCAAGAAGTCCGCAGTCTTGCGGACTCTCATCGACGACCTGCTCGCGGAACAGAAGACCCTTCAAACTCCGGTCGCCCGCTTCGCGGAGATTCACGACCGCGAGCCCGATCTCGCCGCGCACTATCGCAATCTCATCCCGCTGACCGCTCCCGAGCCGGGAGAACAATATGCTTTCGAGGTCTCGCTGGATCGCTGCACCTCCTGCAAATCCTGCGTCGCCGCCTGCCATTCGCTCAACGGACTCGATGACGATGAAGCCTGGCGCGACATCGGCACGCTTGTCGGCGGCAGGCAGGAACCAGCCTGGCAACAAACCGTCACCACCGCCTGCCACCACTGCGCCGATCCCGGCTGCATGACCGGCTGCCCGGTGGGAGCATATGAGAAGGACAAGGAAAACGGCATCGTCCGTCATCTGGATGACCAGTGCATCGGTTGCTCCTACTGCCTGCTGAAGTGTCCCTACGATGTCCCGAAGTACTCGAAAAAGCGCGGCATCGTGCGGAAGTGTGACATGTGCCATGGCCGCCTCGCCGCCGGTGAAGCTCCCGCGTGTGTGCAGGCCTGCCCCACCGGCGCGATCCGGATCGTGAAGCGGAAGGTATCCGAGATCGTGGATGAAGGAATCGCAGGCAAAGGCTTCCTCGCCGGAGCACCAACACCGAAGGTCACCAAGCCCTCCACCCGCTATGTTGGCCGACCGGTTCCCACCACCGCAAAACCCGCCGATCAGGAAACCCTCACTCTCCAACATGCACACCTGCCGCTGGTCCTGATGCTTACGCTCACCCAGGCGGGCCTCGGTCTGCTGATCGCTGCGGCGTTTCTCCATCACACGGCCGTCGCCATCACCGGGGCGGGTGTGTTCTTCACGGGGATGGCAGCATCCATCCTGCACCTTGGTCGTCCGCTGGGTGCATGGCGCTTCTTCCTCGGACTGCGCACAAGCTGGCTCTCGCGGGAGATCCTCGCGTTTTCCATGGTCGCACCGTTGGCCATGCTGATCCCGGCACTACCCTGGCTCTCGCCTTACATTCCGGAAAAATTCGCCGGACTGGCGCAACAGTTCATCGGCACTCTGGCTCCCACGCTTGCCATTCTCTCCGTGATCTCCGTCTTCACCTCGGTGATGATCTACGTCGATACCCATCGCCCGACATGGCGGATCTCCATCACTGGTACCCGCTTCTTTGGCACACTGGCGGTATTTTCCGCGCTCGGTCTCGCCGCTTCATCGCCCTCCTTCCTCACACTCGCCGTTGCCGGACTGGCCATCATCGCCAAGCTGGTTCCAGAGTCCCGCTTTCTGCGGGACAATGCGGACCCCGATGATCCATGGACACCGGACGCCCATGTCGCGCGCCTCATGCGGTTGCGGGTGATGGCGCCACTTCTCAACGGCCGTTTCACCGGAGCGCTCGCCGCCCTGTTCATGCTGATGATCTCCCCATGGATCTCCATCGCTCTGATGCTGGTGGCGGAACTACTGGAGCGCGCGATGTTTTTCAGCACCGTCTATTCCCCGAAAATGCCCGGCAACATCAGCAAATCCACCCGGCATTGA
- a CDS encoding NirA family protein — protein sequence MSNLPLPTSADFSEDQKAYLTGFFSGVLHRDKVPFLGQLADGRFTHEAGADVTENVHGTPLEDLCREERIKHEKHGLDSYDTILANAGSGEFPRDGDIFRYKFHGLFYVTPAEESIMLRCRVAGGALDGRQFRALANITRDLGNGFLDMTTRANVQVRGILPEGAPEVLMRLSEAGLTSQGAGADNIRNITASPTTGFDPGELIDVLPYARSLHHYILKNRDLYGLPRKFNVAYDSGGAVSVCADTNDIGFQAVRVGANELGVEPGIYFRMQLCGITGHKQFASDSGVLLTPAETLPVAAALIRMFIENGDRTNRNKARLKYLVDEWGIPKSLEETQKKLAFTLRKFPLELCEVPTPKVKHGHLGIHPQSDGRFYIGILMPVGRITVGQAQALADIAEKYGNGDIRLTVWQNAIIPNLREEDLEAVKAAILACGLAWSATSVSGGLVACTGNKGCKYASADTKGHALKLGSYLEQTVALDQPVNIHLTGCPHSCAQHYIGDIGMIAVKVKTADGNSVEGYNIVLGGGTDDTRGIAREIWKGLPYDEIPPLLESLLKVYLATRLDDETFNTFANRHAVEDLKALLGTALPA from the coding sequence ATGAGCAACCTGCCCCTTCCTACCTCCGCCGACTTCTCGGAAGACCAAAAGGCCTATCTCACCGGCTTCTTCTCCGGCGTCCTGCATCGCGACAAGGTGCCTTTTCTCGGCCAACTCGCCGATGGACGTTTCACCCACGAAGCCGGTGCCGATGTCACGGAAAACGTCCACGGCACCCCGCTTGAAGACCTCTGCCGCGAGGAGCGCATCAAGCACGAGAAGCACGGCCTCGACTCCTACGACACCATCCTGGCGAATGCCGGCAGCGGTGAGTTTCCGAGGGACGGGGACATCTTCCGCTACAAGTTCCACGGCCTCTTCTACGTCACTCCCGCCGAGGAATCGATCATGCTGCGCTGCCGCGTGGCGGGTGGCGCGTTGGATGGCCGCCAGTTCCGGGCATTGGCGAACATCACCCGCGATCTGGGCAATGGATTTCTGGATATGACCACCCGCGCCAACGTGCAGGTTCGCGGCATCCTGCCGGAAGGCGCTCCGGAAGTGCTGATGCGCCTCAGCGAAGCAGGCCTTACCTCCCAGGGCGCGGGCGCGGACAACATCCGCAACATCACCGCCAGTCCCACCACCGGCTTCGACCCCGGCGAATTGATCGACGTGCTACCCTACGCTCGATCACTTCATCACTACATTCTCAAGAACCGCGATCTCTACGGCCTGCCGCGCAAGTTCAATGTCGCCTACGATTCCGGCGGTGCCGTCTCGGTCTGCGCGGATACGAATGACATCGGCTTCCAGGCCGTGCGTGTCGGCGCGAACGAACTCGGCGTCGAGCCCGGCATCTACTTCCGCATGCAGCTCTGCGGCATCACCGGCCACAAGCAGTTCGCCAGCGACAGCGGCGTGTTGCTCACTCCGGCGGAAACCCTTCCCGTGGCAGCGGCATTGATCCGCATGTTCATCGAGAACGGTGATCGCACCAACCGCAACAAGGCCCGTCTCAAGTATCTCGTGGACGAATGGGGCATCCCGAAGTCCCTTGAGGAAACACAGAAGAAGCTCGCCTTCACGCTCCGCAAGTTCCCACTCGAACTCTGCGAGGTGCCGACGCCTAAAGTGAAGCACGGCCACCTCGGCATCCATCCACAATCGGACGGCCGCTTCTACATCGGCATCCTCATGCCGGTCGGTCGTATCACGGTCGGGCAGGCACAGGCCCTTGCCGACATCGCCGAGAAATACGGCAACGGCGATATCCGACTCACCGTCTGGCAGAATGCGATCATTCCGAATCTCCGCGAGGAAGACCTGGAAGCTGTGAAGGCCGCCATCCTCGCCTGCGGTCTCGCCTGGTCCGCCACTTCGGTTTCCGGCGGCCTAGTCGCCTGCACCGGAAACAAGGGCTGCAAGTATGCCTCCGCCGATACCAAAGGCCACGCGCTCAAGCTCGGCAGCTATCTCGAACAAACCGTCGCCCTCGACCAGCCCGTCAACATCCACCTCACCGGCTGCCCGCATTCCTGTGCCCAGCACTACATCGGCGACATCGGCATGATCGCCGTAAAGGTGAAGACCGCCGATGGCAACAGCGTGGAAGGCTACAACATCGTGCTCGGCGGCGGTACCGATGACACCCGCGGCATCGCCCGCGAGATTTGGAAGGGCCTTCCCTACGACGAAATCCCGCCGCTGTTGGAATCTCTTCTCAAGGTCTATCTGGCCACCCGCCTTGACGACGAGACCTTCAACACCTTCGCCAACCGCCACGCGGTGGAAGACCTCAAGGCCTTGCTCGGCACCGCACTGCCCGCCTGA
- a CDS encoding CmpA/NrtA family ABC transporter substrate-binding protein, whose translation MKTDLPLSRRGFLSTSTKATALGLLAAGLPARWAGAQTASDAPETPHINFGIIALTDCSPIVVAHEKGLFKKYGIESTVTKGASWAAIRDSLSNGDIQATHMLIGMPIASTMGLGGAPKKPMVVPWILNRNGQAITLANSLKGKVAADPKALKPLVDAAKAGGNPMTFAMTFPPGTHAMWIRYWLAAGGINPGDAAGAGADVSLITIPPPQMVANMKVGKMDGFCVGEPWNAKCIVDDIGFTATTTQAIWKDHPEKVCAFTEEFAAKNPKTVKAVLKALHEASVWMDEMKNREELAKIVSAPTYINCPPESILGRLQGKYDMGDGRKVRDPDYMVFSERNCNYPQPKYAKWWLTQLRRWGFTDGAPDYEGVAKQVMRNDIYEETMKELGVSHGGLSNSPEKFFDGSTFDPAADLEAYAASFAIKTPKG comes from the coding sequence ATGAAAACCGACCTGCCTCTCTCCCGCCGGGGTTTCCTGAGCACCTCCACCAAAGCCACCGCACTCGGCCTGCTCGCCGCCGGACTACCCGCCCGCTGGGCCGGCGCGCAAACGGCTTCCGACGCACCGGAAACTCCACACATCAATTTCGGCATCATCGCGCTGACGGATTGTTCACCCATCGTCGTCGCGCATGAAAAAGGGCTCTTCAAGAAGTACGGCATCGAGTCCACGGTGACCAAGGGCGCGAGCTGGGCCGCGATCCGCGACTCGCTTTCCAATGGCGATATCCAGGCGACGCACATGCTTATCGGCATGCCCATCGCCTCCACCATGGGCCTCGGCGGCGCGCCAAAGAAGCCGATGGTCGTACCATGGATTCTCAACCGCAACGGCCAGGCCATCACCCTGGCAAACAGCCTGAAGGGCAAGGTCGCCGCCGATCCGAAAGCGCTCAAGCCGCTGGTGGATGCCGCGAAGGCCGGTGGCAACCCGATGACCTTCGCGATGACCTTCCCACCGGGCACTCATGCCATGTGGATCCGCTACTGGCTCGCGGCCGGTGGCATCAATCCCGGCGATGCCGCGGGTGCCGGTGCGGACGTTTCCCTCATCACCATTCCTCCGCCACAGATGGTGGCGAACATGAAGGTCGGCAAGATGGATGGCTTCTGTGTGGGCGAACCATGGAACGCCAAGTGCATCGTGGACGACATCGGTTTCACCGCCACCACCACCCAGGCGATCTGGAAGGATCATCCGGAAAAAGTCTGCGCCTTCACCGAGGAATTCGCCGCCAAAAATCCGAAGACCGTCAAAGCAGTGCTCAAGGCGCTGCACGAAGCCAGCGTGTGGATGGATGAGATGAAGAACCGCGAGGAGCTCGCGAAGATCGTCAGCGCGCCCACCTACATCAACTGCCCGCCGGAATCCATCCTCGGCCGGCTCCAGGGCAAATATGACATGGGCGACGGCCGCAAGGTCCGCGATCCGGACTACATGGTCTTCAGCGAGCGCAACTGCAACTACCCACAGCCGAAGTATGCCAAGTGGTGGCTCACCCAGCTCCGCCGCTGGGGCTTCACCGACGGCGCGCCGGATTACGAAGGCGTGGCGAAGCAGGTCATGCGCAATGACATTTACGAAGAGACGATGAAGGAGCTGGGCGTCAGCCACGGCGGCCTCAGCAACTCTCCCGAGAAGTTCTTCGACGGTTCCACCTTCGATCCTGCAGCCGATCTCGAAGCCTACGCCGCATCCTTCGCCATCAAGACTCCCAAGGGTTGA
- a CDS encoding ABC transporter permease — MNLISKLKLDSFLLPLVALAVCIGIWALVAGKSNTITKTDDWGDTVTVTTREGISKDLPSPVETWTASKPYITQPVAKRGELDQGILRFTWLSLKLVAQGYLLALLVATPIGFLLGLSKNFTKAFDPLIQILRPVSPLAWLPLGMVIFSGLKIMGPDGRVSFGTSDAAALFTIAVCSMWPTVLNTAVGVRAVPQDYLNVAKVLKLSRTKTLFKILIPSALPYMFTGFRLSLGIAWLVIVAVEMLIGKPGVGGFLWQQYNANSFAHIILCILTIGVVGYVLDRLMSLVEGRFRTA; from the coding sequence ATGAATCTCATCTCCAAACTCAAGCTCGACTCCTTTCTTCTGCCACTGGTCGCACTCGCCGTTTGCATCGGCATCTGGGCATTGGTCGCGGGCAAATCGAACACCATCACCAAGACCGATGACTGGGGGGACACGGTGACTGTCACCACCCGCGAAGGTATCTCGAAGGATCTGCCCTCTCCCGTTGAAACCTGGACTGCCAGCAAACCCTACATCACCCAGCCGGTGGCGAAGCGGGGCGAGCTCGATCAGGGCATTCTGCGTTTCACCTGGCTCTCACTGAAGCTGGTCGCACAGGGCTATCTCCTTGCTCTGCTCGTAGCGACGCCCATCGGCTTCCTGCTCGGACTCTCGAAGAACTTCACCAAGGCCTTCGATCCGCTCATTCAGATCCTGCGTCCCGTCTCACCACTCGCATGGCTGCCACTCGGCATGGTGATTTTCAGCGGACTCAAGATCATGGGTCCGGATGGGCGCGTCTCTTTCGGCACCTCCGATGCCGCCGCCTTGTTCACCATCGCCGTCTGCTCGATGTGGCCCACGGTGCTCAATACCGCGGTGGGCGTGCGCGCCGTGCCACAGGACTATCTCAATGTGGCGAAGGTTTTGAAACTGTCCCGCACCAAGACCCTTTTCAAAATCCTGATTCCCTCCGCCCTACCCTACATGTTCACCGGCTTCCGGCTCTCGCTGGGCATCGCCTGGCTGGTGATCGTAGCGGTGGAGATGCTCATCGGAAAGCCGGGGGTCGGTGGCTTCCTGTGGCAGCAGTACAACGCCAACAGCTTCGCCCACATCATTCTCTGCATCCTCACCATCGGCGTGGTCGGTTACGTCCTCGACCGCCTGATGAGCCTTGTCGAAGGACGCTTCCGTACTGCCTGA
- a CDS encoding flavodoxin domain-containing protein — translation MSLPIPTDAPFSDTQRMWLKGFFAGLGLSAPTGGATTAMEPAATGEPLAILWGSQTGTAEAFAKQLAKKAKALGLTPTIYDMAAVDAATLAAMGNVAILTSTYGDGEPPDNAAALYASVMAENNALLAGVKYSVFALGDSNYPAFCQCGRDFDSKLEALGATRVSPRVEGDCDYDTPFATWSETLLGVLASEAAA, via the coding sequence ATGTCACTCCCCATTCCAACCGACGCGCCATTCAGCGACACGCAGCGGATGTGGCTCAAAGGCTTCTTCGCCGGCCTCGGTCTTTCTGCTCCCACAGGGGGCGCAACCACCGCCATGGAACCAGCAGCCACCGGCGAACCTCTGGCCATCCTCTGGGGGTCGCAGACCGGCACTGCCGAAGCCTTTGCGAAACAACTTGCGAAAAAAGCCAAGGCCCTCGGACTCACGCCAACCATCTACGACATGGCCGCCGTGGACGCCGCCACGCTCGCCGCCATGGGCAACGTGGCCATCCTCACCAGCACCTATGGCGATGGCGAACCGCCCGACAATGCAGCAGCCCTCTACGCCTCCGTCATGGCGGAGAACAACGCGCTGCTGGCCGGAGTGAAATACAGCGTGTTCGCGCTGGGCGATTCCAACTATCCCGCCTTCTGCCAGTGCGGCCGTGACTTTGACAGCAAGCTCGAAGCTCTCGGTGCCACCCGGGTGTCTCCGCGCGTGGAAGGAGACTGCGATTACGATACTCCTTTCGCCACTTGGTCGGAGACCTTGTTAGGCGTGCTGGCCAGTGAAGCCGCTGCATGA